One segment of Ureibacillus thermophilus DNA contains the following:
- a CDS encoding alpha/beta hydrolase, with translation MEKGTIQKITFYSTSLEENLELFVYIPANYTPLNKYNTLIASDGKDYFQLGGISHVADELLDNYEIENLIIVGIPYKDALDRKKKYLPTGEKHETYLKFLAHELVPFIDSEYSTIELSSCRGLIGDSMAATVSLLAALKYPNIFGKVILQSPYVDEHVLKIVEETETRESLMIYQTVGEQELKAITFYKEIKDFLTPNRKLHELLVAKNYQHMFYEEIDGNHNWKSWKSDLKRALSKTFSI, from the coding sequence GTGGAAAAAGGAACAATTCAAAAAATTACATTTTACAGTACCTCCCTAGAAGAGAATTTGGAATTATTTGTTTACATTCCAGCAAATTATACCCCGCTTAATAAATATAACACTTTAATCGCATCAGATGGAAAGGATTATTTCCAATTAGGTGGAATTTCTCATGTGGCAGATGAATTACTTGATAATTATGAAATCGAAAACTTGATTATTGTAGGTATTCCTTACAAAGATGCGCTTGATCGCAAAAAAAAATACTTGCCGACAGGGGAGAAACATGAAACTTATTTAAAATTTTTAGCCCATGAACTTGTCCCATTTATCGACAGTGAATATTCAACAATAGAACTCAGTTCATGCCGCGGGTTAATCGGCGATTCCATGGCTGCAACGGTTTCCTTGCTTGCTGCTTTAAAATATCCGAATATTTTTGGCAAAGTCATTTTACAATCCCCTTATGTGGATGAACATGTACTAAAAATTGTAGAAGAAACTGAAACCCGTGAATCTTTGATGATTTATCAAACTGTTGGAGAGCAGGAATTGAAAGCGATTACATTTTATAAAGAAATAAAAGATTTTCTGACTCCGAATCGCAAATTGCATGAATTACTCGTAGCAAAAAATTATCAACATATGTTTTATGAAGAAATAGACGGCAATCATAATTGGAAATCTTGGAAATCTGATTTAAAAAGAGCCCTTTCTAAAACTTTCAGCATCTAA
- a CDS encoding phosphatidylglycerophosphatase A family protein — MQGKKRVHSNDVTKAAKEALARRGVKIEDIAEIVYEMQSPYNHDLTLEHCIQSVERVIMKREVQHAVLVGVELDELAEKKMLSQPLQSLVENDEGLFGVDETIALGSVLTYGSIALTTYGHLDKNKIGIIKKLDTKSGKGVHTFLDDLVAGIAACAAGRIAHKMRDLEEEGETFRNLPPKELGPEGEMLAVDDEP; from the coding sequence ATGCAAGGAAAAAAACGTGTACACTCAAATGATGTGACGAAAGCAGCTAAAGAAGCATTGGCAAGAAGAGGAGTAAAAATTGAAGATATTGCTGAAATCGTTTATGAAATGCAATCACCATATAATCATGACTTGACGTTGGAGCATTGCATTCAATCCGTTGAGCGCGTCATTATGAAGAGGGAAGTTCAGCACGCGGTTTTAGTTGGGGTGGAATTGGACGAATTAGCAGAGAAAAAGATGCTTTCTCAGCCGCTGCAATCCTTAGTTGAAAATGATGAGGGATTATTTGGCGTTGATGAAACCATTGCTTTAGGTTCAGTATTAACATATGGAAGCATTGCCTTAACAACCTATGGCCATTTAGATAAAAATAAAATCGGCATAATAAAAAAATTGGATACAAAATCGGGCAAAGGCGTCCATACCTTTTTAGATGATTTAGTAGCAGGCATTGCTGCATGTGCTGCGGGCCGCATCGCCCATAAAATGCGGGACCTAGAGGAAGAAGGAGAAACATTTCGAAATTTACCTCCAAAAGAATTAGGGCCAGAAGGGGAAATGCTGGCGGTTGATGATGAGCCGTAA
- a CDS encoding aldehyde dehydrogenase, whose amino-acid sequence MKLQAHDVEMMIREQKDFFYTGQTKEIEFRKKQLKKLRSAIIKHEKEILKALNLDLRKSEFEAYSNEVGFVLNSIQYMLKFIDEWTKPLEVKTPLHFQPAKSFIVREPYGVVLIIGPFNYPFQLVMEPLIGAIIGGNTAIVKPSESSIHTTQIIKKIIEETFEPQYVRVVEGEKEEVNVLIHAPFDYIFFTGSVSVGKIVMRAASERLTPITLELGGKSPAIVEKSANLEVAAKRIIWGKFNNVGQTCVAPDYILVHSSVYDRFMKKLKKTIVEFYGKNPQTSKDYGRIINERHFDRLAKLLQAEKEKIVFGGRADRKDLYIEPTIFEVGWDSPLMEDEIFGPLLPVIQYENLNAAFEEIRKLPKPLAAYFFSENEKQIESFLQELSFGGGCINDTVTHVANHYLPFGGVGPSGVNSYHGKASFETFTHAKSIMKRSSKFANNLLYPPYKQKVKLVRKVLK is encoded by the coding sequence ATGAAACTTCAGGCGCATGATGTTGAAATGATGATCCGTGAGCAAAAAGATTTTTTTTATACCGGTCAGACGAAAGAGATTGAATTTCGAAAAAAGCAATTGAAAAAGTTGAGAAGTGCCATCATAAAGCATGAAAAAGAAATATTAAAAGCATTAAATTTGGATTTAAGAAAAAGTGAATTTGAAGCATATTCCAATGAAGTGGGGTTTGTGTTAAACAGCATTCAATATATGCTCAAATTCATCGATGAATGGACAAAACCTTTAGAAGTAAAAACGCCCCTCCATTTTCAGCCGGCCAAAAGCTTCATCGTCCGAGAACCATATGGTGTCGTATTAATCATCGGACCATTTAACTATCCGTTTCAATTGGTGATGGAGCCGCTGATTGGGGCAATTATTGGCGGAAATACGGCCATCGTAAAACCTTCCGAATCTTCCATCCATACAACGCAAATAATTAAAAAAATCATCGAAGAAACCTTTGAACCGCAATATGTGAGAGTGGTGGAGGGAGAAAAAGAAGAAGTAAATGTCTTAATCCACGCACCTTTTGACTACATCTTCTTTACAGGTAGTGTGTCCGTTGGAAAGATTGTCATGCGCGCTGCTAGCGAGAGACTTACACCAATCACCCTGGAGCTGGGTGGAAAAAGCCCTGCGATTGTGGAGAAAAGCGCAAATCTTGAAGTTGCTGCAAAAAGAATTATTTGGGGAAAATTTAATAATGTTGGACAAACTTGTGTAGCACCGGATTATATATTAGTTCACTCCTCCGTTTATGACCGTTTTATGAAAAAATTAAAGAAAACAATAGTAGAATTTTATGGAAAAAACCCGCAAACGAGCAAAGATTATGGACGAATTATCAATGAGCGGCATTTTGATCGCTTGGCAAAACTATTGCAAGCGGAAAAAGAGAAAATCGTTTTCGGTGGAAGAGCCGATCGAAAAGATTTATATATTGAACCGACGATTTTTGAAGTGGGTTGGGATAGCCCGCTGATGGAAGATGAAATCTTTGGGCCGTTGCTGCCGGTCATTCAATATGAAAATCTTAATGCAGCCTTTGAAGAAATCCGAAAATTGCCAAAACCTTTAGCCGCTTACTTCTTTTCTGAAAATGAAAAACAAATAGAATCGTTTTTGCAGGAATTATCTTTTGGCGGCGGCTGCATCAATGATACAGTGACGCATGTGGCTAATCATTATTTGCCTTTTGGCGGGGTTGGTCCTTCTGGAGTGAACAGCTATCATGGAAAAGCAAGTTTCGAAACCTTTACCCATGCCAAATCCATCATGAAGCGTTCTTCAAAATTTGCGAATAATTTATTATATCCTCCTTATAAACAAAAGGTAAAATTGGTTCGGAAAGTGTTGAAATAA
- a CDS encoding UDP-N-acetylmuramoyl-L-alanyl-D-glutamate--2,6-diaminopimelate ligase, with translation MITEEILSVIPFKQVIGQLPNTIKDISDDSRSVQPKSMFVCIKGYTVDGHDFAQDAVNQGATVVVAERPLQLEGNVAQVIVPDTNRTLGLIAAKFFDYPSKDLTMVGVTGTNGKTSVSNIIHQMFVGLGEKSALSGTIGFNLNGVLYETENTTSDALSTQQMIFRAKMEGCHSMVMEVSSHGLSLGRLSGVDFDVAVFTNLTHDHLDFHGTIEEYGYAKGLLFSQLGQDLTKNKAAVLNADDPWSKKYESMTPYPVWTYGLKNDAHFRAENCQFKEDFTSFDMITPEGTFPVTMQLLGEFNVYNVLAAVAVLYSRGYPIDAIVEQVEDLMPIRGRMQKIKTDLPLHIFIDYAHTPDAIEKAIDAAMPYKKPGNKLIFLVGTGGNRDKSKRPAMAEKASRADYVVLTTDDPRFEDYDSITGDLAKGMLHEHYACIGDRAEAVRHAVSVAEPGDVIIFAGKGHEDYQIIGNKKYPHSDAEIAIEAAKLKFVKG, from the coding sequence ATGATTACAGAAGAAATATTAAGTGTCATTCCATTTAAACAGGTGATTGGCCAATTGCCGAACACCATTAAAGATATTTCGGATGACTCTAGAAGTGTACAACCAAAAAGCATGTTTGTATGCATTAAAGGTTATACAGTCGATGGACATGATTTTGCCCAAGATGCGGTCAATCAAGGGGCAACGGTAGTGGTCGCAGAAAGACCGTTGCAGCTTGAAGGAAATGTGGCTCAGGTTATTGTACCGGATACCAATCGTACATTAGGGCTTATAGCTGCCAAATTTTTTGATTATCCATCAAAAGATTTGACGATGGTGGGCGTTACTGGAACAAACGGAAAAACGAGCGTGTCGAATATCATCCATCAAATGTTCGTAGGATTAGGGGAAAAATCGGCTTTATCAGGTACTATTGGCTTTAATTTAAATGGCGTGCTTTATGAAACGGAAAATACGACAAGCGATGCATTAAGCACCCAACAAATGATTTTCCGGGCGAAAATGGAAGGATGCCATTCTATGGTCATGGAAGTTTCATCTCATGGCTTATCTTTAGGAAGACTTTCTGGGGTTGATTTCGACGTTGCGGTCTTTACAAATTTAACCCATGACCATCTAGATTTCCACGGAACAATAGAAGAATATGGATACGCAAAAGGTTTATTATTTTCCCAATTAGGCCAAGATTTGACGAAAAATAAAGCGGCTGTATTGAATGCGGATGATCCTTGGTCCAAAAAATATGAAAGCATGACTCCTTATCCCGTTTGGACATATGGTTTGAAAAACGATGCCCATTTCCGGGCAGAAAATTGCCAGTTCAAGGAAGATTTCACTTCTTTTGATATGATAACGCCCGAAGGAACATTTCCGGTGACGATGCAGCTTTTAGGAGAATTTAACGTATATAATGTTTTAGCGGCTGTGGCAGTTTTATATTCACGGGGCTATCCAATCGATGCAATTGTAGAGCAGGTTGAAGATTTAATGCCAATTCGCGGGCGCATGCAAAAAATTAAAACGGACTTGCCTTTACATATTTTCATCGATTATGCCCACACGCCAGACGCTATTGAAAAAGCCATTGATGCGGCCATGCCGTATAAAAAGCCTGGAAATAAATTAATTTTCCTTGTCGGAACTGGCGGCAATCGCGATAAGTCAAAACGGCCTGCCATGGCAGAAAAAGCGTCAAGAGCTGATTATGTTGTATTAACAACTGACGACCCTCGCTTTGAAGATTACGATAGCATAACAGGGGATTTAGCAAAAGGGATGCTTCATGAACATTATGCCTGCATCGGCGACCGGGCGGAAGCCGTCCGCCATGCCGTATCTGTTGCTGAGCCAGGCGATGTCATTATCTTTGCAGGTAAAGGTCATGAAGACTATCAAATCATCGGCAATAAAAAATATCCGCACAGTGATGCCGAAATTGCCATCGAAGCGGCAAAGTTAAAATTTGTAAAAGGATGA
- a CDS encoding peptide chain release factor 3, producing the protein MDSKLKQEILSRRTFAIISHPDAGKTTLTEKLLLFGGAIRAAGTVKGKKTGKFATSDWMEIEKQRGISVTSSVLQFDYEGYRVNILDTPGHQDFSEDTYRTLMAVDSAVMVIDAAKGIESQTIKLFKVCRMRGIPIFTFINKLDRQGKEPLELIEEIEEVLEIKAYPMNWPIGMGKEFYGIYDRFHERVEQFRVEDNDRFLPLDENGELAVEHPMKETSFYQQAMDDIQLLNEAGNEFSEEDIRRGELTPVFFGSALTNFGVQTFLETYLQFAPAPQPRLTEDEQLIDPLEHEELSGFIFKIQANMNPAHRDRIAFVRIVSGKFERGMNVTLARTGKNFKVTQSTQFLAETRETVDEAVAGDIIGLYDTGTYQIGDTIVGGKKLFQFEKLPQFTPELFVKVTPKNVMKSKQFHKGILQLVQEGAIQYYKTLHTEEIILGAVGQLQFEVFEHRMKHEYNVEVVMQPIGSKIARWIKNEEDVKDSMNSSRSMLVKDRFDNLVFLFENEFALRWFSEKNEHIQLYSLL; encoded by the coding sequence ATGGATTCAAAATTAAAACAAGAAATTTTATCTCGCCGCACATTTGCAATTATCTCCCACCCGGATGCGGGGAAAACAACTTTGACGGAAAAGCTTTTGCTATTTGGTGGAGCCATTCGTGCTGCCGGAACAGTCAAAGGAAAAAAGACAGGAAAATTTGCAACAAGTGACTGGATGGAGATTGAAAAACAACGGGGAATTTCCGTTACATCTTCAGTATTGCAATTTGATTATGAAGGGTATCGGGTGAATATTTTGGATACGCCAGGCCACCAAGACTTCTCTGAGGACACATACCGCACACTGATGGCGGTGGATAGTGCCGTCATGGTGATTGACGCGGCAAAGGGGATTGAATCCCAAACAATCAAATTATTTAAAGTTTGCCGCATGCGAGGGATTCCTATTTTTACGTTCATTAATAAATTGGACCGCCAAGGGAAAGAACCCCTTGAATTAATTGAAGAAATTGAAGAAGTGCTTGAAATCAAAGCCTATCCAATGAACTGGCCGATTGGGATGGGGAAAGAATTTTACGGCATTTATGATCGCTTCCATGAACGGGTAGAGCAGTTCCGAGTAGAAGACAACGACCGTTTTTTACCGTTGGACGAAAATGGCGAACTGGCGGTGGAACATCCGATGAAAGAAACTTCTTTTTACCAACAGGCAATGGATGATATTCAACTTTTAAATGAAGCGGGAAATGAATTTTCAGAAGAAGACATACGCCGCGGAGAATTGACGCCGGTATTTTTTGGTTCTGCTTTAACTAACTTTGGCGTACAAACTTTTTTAGAAACGTATTTGCAATTTGCTCCTGCTCCACAGCCGCGTTTAACAGAAGATGAACAGCTAATCGATCCATTGGAGCATGAGGAACTTTCTGGATTCATTTTTAAAATCCAAGCGAATATGAATCCAGCCCATCGCGACCGAATTGCCTTTGTGCGCATCGTTTCCGGCAAATTTGAACGGGGAATGAATGTGACTTTAGCCCGTACAGGCAAAAATTTTAAAGTAACCCAATCTACGCAATTTTTAGCGGAAACTCGCGAAACAGTAGATGAAGCAGTTGCAGGAGACATCATTGGCCTTTATGATACAGGAACGTATCAAATTGGCGATACGATTGTCGGCGGAAAGAAATTATTCCAATTTGAAAAACTGCCGCAATTTACGCCGGAACTTTTTGTGAAAGTCACTCCGAAAAATGTAATGAAATCGAAACAATTCCATAAAGGGATTTTGCAGCTTGTGCAAGAAGGAGCCATCCAATATTATAAAACCCTCCATACAGAGGAGATTATTCTTGGTGCGGTTGGCCAGCTGCAATTTGAAGTGTTCGAGCACCGGATGAAACATGAATATAATGTAGAAGTCGTGATGCAGCCAATCGGTTCTAAGATTGCTCGCTGGATCAAAAATGAAGAAGATGTCAAAGATTCAATGAATTCATCCCGTTCAATGCTTGTAAAAGATCGTTTCGATAATCTGGTCTTTTTATTTGAAAATGAATTTGCATTGCGTTGGTTCTCTGAAAAGAACGAGCACATTCAATTATATAGTTTGTTGTAA
- a CDS encoding SDR family oxidoreductase — MAVHFFTGFPGFITRQLIREMFEKNVADFVYVLVLKTERMKAELVKDKILTAFPDKNIEIIEGDITLPNLNLEEDTIKKLKNEIDYFWHLAAIYDLAVPRDIAWTINVHGTSHVNEFVKTLPHLRRYMYFSTAYVAGRREGVLLEEELIRPESFKNYYEETKFEAELLVRNLINEVPLTIIRPGIVIGDSKTGETNKFDGPYFFLNLIDRLSFLPLIPYIGKSDARINVVPIDYIREAVIYLCHDEEAIGKTVHLTDPNPHPVQEVYRTMVKEMTGKFPKSRIPLSLAKAALELKSVRTMLGVEKETIDYLTWNAIFDCSIAKALLSKANITCPDFIKTIPTMVRFYKENKHNEQYHIPIK; from the coding sequence ATGGCAGTACATTTTTTCACAGGTTTTCCCGGGTTTATTACAAGACAGTTAATTCGTGAAATGTTTGAAAAAAATGTGGCGGACTTTGTATATGTGCTTGTATTGAAAACAGAAAGAATGAAAGCCGAATTGGTGAAGGATAAGATATTAACAGCATTTCCTGATAAAAATATTGAAATCATTGAAGGAGATATTACGCTTCCAAATTTAAATCTTGAGGAAGATACGATAAAAAAATTAAAAAATGAAATCGACTATTTTTGGCATTTAGCAGCAATTTATGATTTAGCCGTACCGCGGGATATAGCATGGACGATTAACGTGCATGGCACTTCCCATGTCAATGAGTTTGTGAAAACTTTGCCCCATTTAAGGCGCTATATGTATTTCAGCACGGCTTATGTGGCAGGCAGAAGAGAAGGAGTGCTTCTTGAAGAGGAATTAATTCGGCCGGAATCTTTCAAAAACTATTACGAAGAAACTAAATTTGAGGCGGAACTTTTAGTAAGGAATTTAATCAATGAAGTGCCGTTAACGATCATTCGTCCCGGAATTGTGATTGGGGACTCGAAGACGGGGGAGACGAATAAATTTGACGGCCCATACTTCTTTTTAAATTTAATCGACCGCTTAAGTTTCCTTCCTTTAATTCCGTACATTGGAAAGTCTGATGCGCGGATTAACGTCGTGCCCATCGATTATATAAGAGAAGCGGTCATCTATCTTTGCCATGATGAGGAGGCAATCGGCAAGACCGTCCATTTAACCGATCCAAATCCTCATCCAGTTCAAGAAGTGTATCGGACCATGGTAAAAGAAATGACAGGGAAATTCCCGAAAAGCAGAATCCCTCTTTCTCTTGCAAAAGCCGCATTGGAATTGAAGAGTGTTCGAACAATGCTCGGGGTTGAAAAGGAAACGATTGATTACTTAACATGGAATGCAATTTTTGATTGCTCCATTGCCAAAGCACTTTTATCAAAAGCGAATATCACTTGCCCAGATTTTATAAAAACGATACCAACAATGGTTCGATTTTATAAAGAAAATAAACATAACGAACAATACCATATTCCAATCAAATAG
- a CDS encoding TerC family protein has translation MEAILLEYLWVLVVLVVLEGLLAADNAVVMAVMVKHLPVDQQKKALFYGLLGALVFRFTALFLITILVNYWEIQAIGAAYLLFIAAKNIYEKKFKKEEEKEDIEEHTQKGKGLLATVLKVELADIAFAVDSMLAAVAIAVTLPEIGDFHIGGINAGQFAVMFFGGIIGMILMRFAAQAFVKLLNHYPELETAAFLIVGWVGIKLGVLTLSHERVGILPHDFPHSTPWELTFWIVLVAIALGGWFISVAKKKKEQAK, from the coding sequence GTGGAAGCAATTCTTTTAGAATATTTGTGGGTCTTAGTCGTTCTCGTTGTGTTGGAAGGATTATTGGCCGCAGATAACGCAGTTGTAATGGCGGTAATGGTTAAACATTTGCCGGTCGACCAGCAGAAAAAAGCTCTGTTTTACGGGTTGTTAGGGGCGTTAGTATTCCGCTTTACGGCGTTGTTTTTAATTACAATATTAGTAAATTATTGGGAAATTCAAGCAATCGGTGCAGCCTATTTATTGTTTATTGCTGCAAAAAACATTTACGAAAAGAAATTTAAAAAAGAAGAAGAGAAAGAAGATATTGAGGAGCACACTCAAAAAGGAAAAGGTTTGTTGGCAACGGTATTAAAAGTCGAGTTGGCGGATATCGCTTTCGCAGTGGATTCCATGCTTGCCGCTGTCGCAATTGCCGTCACATTGCCGGAAATTGGCGATTTCCATATAGGGGGCATCAATGCAGGACAATTTGCCGTGATGTTTTTCGGCGGAATTATCGGGATGATCTTAATGCGATTTGCAGCCCAAGCCTTTGTAAAATTGCTTAATCATTATCCTGAACTTGAAACGGCTGCCTTTTTAATTGTTGGATGGGTTGGCATCAAATTAGGGGTATTAACATTATCCCATGAACGAGTTGGCATCTTGCCTCATGATTTCCCACATTCAACGCCTTGGGAATTGACATTCTGGATTGTATTAGTGGCGATTGCCCTTGGTGGATGGTTTATTAGCGTAGCAAAGAAAAAAAAGGAACAAGCGAAATAG
- a CDS encoding TrkH family potassium uptake protein, translated as MLHKFIKEKQITPFQLLVAFYFLAIFISFLLLRIPGVYKEGQEVSVLDSLFTAVSAVSVTGLTVFDLSETLSDFGVMILMIIVQLGAIGVMSIGTFIWLLIGKKIGLRERQLIMIDFNQNQLSGVVRLLKEIIKILFVIEAIGAFILSVHFMRYFDSWSEAFKHGLFAAISATTNSGFDITGHSFQPFYYDYFVQFISMILIVLGAIGFPVLVEIKHYLWMKNPAFRFSLFTKITTVTYGVLFLVGTLVILLIESFNTLKGLPWYEKIFVSMFHSISTRSAGLTTIDVERFNEATNLFLSFLMFVGSSPSSVGGGIRTTTFAIAMLFLINFANGRKEIQIFGREISMEDILRSFAVVILASLMVLIATMLLSITEPDATIAEIIFEITSAFGTCGMSLGITENLSAAGKIVVMALMFIGRVGLLSFLYTLGGKAQKPKYRYPEERIIIG; from the coding sequence ATGCTGCACAAGTTCATTAAGGAAAAGCAAATAACACCGTTTCAACTGCTTGTTGCATTTTATTTTCTTGCAATATTTATATCTTTTTTATTGTTGCGGATTCCGGGAGTGTATAAAGAAGGACAAGAAGTATCGGTCCTCGACTCTCTGTTTACAGCTGTCAGTGCGGTCAGTGTGACGGGGCTTACAGTGTTTGATCTTTCGGAAACTTTATCGGATTTTGGGGTAATGATTTTAATGATTATTGTCCAATTAGGTGCTATTGGCGTAATGTCCATTGGCACTTTTATTTGGTTGCTTATTGGCAAAAAAATTGGACTAAGAGAAAGACAATTGATCATGATTGACTTTAATCAAAATCAACTTTCTGGGGTTGTAAGGCTTCTGAAAGAAATCATCAAAATCTTGTTTGTGATCGAAGCGATTGGCGCCTTCATATTAAGCGTCCATTTTATGAGATATTTTGATTCGTGGTCAGAGGCCTTTAAACACGGCTTGTTTGCTGCCATTTCCGCTACGACGAACAGCGGATTTGATATAACTGGACATAGTTTTCAGCCATTCTACTACGATTATTTTGTCCAATTCATTTCGATGATTTTAATTGTCCTTGGTGCGATTGGGTTTCCGGTGCTTGTAGAAATAAAGCATTACTTATGGATGAAAAATCCGGCTTTTCGTTTTAGTTTATTTACGAAAATCACAACCGTTACTTATGGCGTGTTGTTTCTTGTAGGAACATTAGTCATCTTATTAATTGAGTCGTTTAATACTTTAAAAGGTTTGCCTTGGTATGAAAAAATTTTTGTTTCGATGTTTCATTCGATTTCAACAAGATCAGCCGGTTTAACAACAATTGATGTGGAAAGGTTTAATGAAGCGACAAATCTATTCTTAAGTTTTTTAATGTTTGTCGGTTCTTCGCCAAGTTCAGTCGGCGGAGGAATTCGGACAACAACTTTCGCTATAGCCATGCTATTTTTAATTAACTTCGCCAATGGAAGAAAAGAAATACAAATATTTGGGCGGGAAATTTCCATGGAAGATATATTGCGCTCCTTTGCTGTCGTTATCTTGGCCTCCTTAATGGTATTAATAGCGACAATGTTGCTCTCCATTACGGAACCGGATGCAACAATTGCTGAAATTATTTTTGAAATTACATCGGCTTTCGGAACTTGTGGAATGAGTCTTGGAATTACAGAAAATTTATCGGCGGCAGGAAAAATAGTTGTTATGGCTTTAATGTTTATCGGAAGGGTAGGATTGCTTTCATTCTTATATACTTTAGGAGGAAAAGCACAAAAACCAAAGTATCGATATCCAGAGGAACGCATCATTATTGGGTAA
- a CDS encoding ATP-binding protein gives MNNTTMVPLLEMEELILYEDEPVILLNTSCKIESISKKAAQLLNIDEEIGKPLPMDDLSRSRWHSFLSRVRQENFSFSSFNVKGKGLGYKEIIVFGIFIKKKNLVFLKILNEQSIYNRVQLDGRSFLNDLPYGIILFKEDMINEINTKAIEMLNMDLENILNLTFDSFLTQYFDFGYKKIQFLSELKTFGHATFEIKCLNDDNEMFFTLDCKYFYYLDMVVVSVIDITEKIQLKQKVQELEQLSEIGKMSATITHEIKNVVTSLKGFMELLKFNTTEEGKKYIKIVESEIERMESILSEILYLAKPNKLIKEKISLQELINEVIQVMQPQASLNNVAIQFNVHENCNSMIVGNANRLKQMFINLIKNAIEVMHNGGTINVELKNMYNKIQIYIQDQGIGIPEEHLNKLFTPFFTTKEDGTGLGLSLVKKVVDEHQGKIAVESTIDVGSTFILEFPNYTDYFTRFYYEKNQKNVG, from the coding sequence ATGAATAACACTACAATGGTACCTCTGTTGGAAATGGAAGAATTAATCCTATATGAAGATGAACCTGTAATCCTTTTAAATACTTCATGTAAAATTGAGTCAATCAGCAAAAAAGCCGCTCAGTTATTAAACATAGATGAAGAGATAGGGAAGCCTCTTCCGATGGACGATTTATCCCGTTCAAGATGGCATTCCTTTTTATCGAGAGTTCGCCAAGAGAATTTTTCCTTCTCTTCATTTAATGTAAAAGGCAAAGGCTTAGGATATAAAGAAATTATAGTTTTCGGAATCTTTATAAAAAAGAAGAATTTAGTATTTCTAAAAATATTGAATGAACAATCCATTTATAATCGGGTTCAATTAGATGGGAGAAGTTTTTTAAATGATTTGCCTTATGGCATCATTTTGTTCAAAGAAGATATGATTAATGAAATAAATACCAAAGCGATTGAAATGTTAAATATGGATTTAGAAAATATTTTAAACTTAACTTTTGATTCTTTTCTAACTCAATATTTCGACTTTGGATATAAAAAAATACAGTTTTTATCAGAATTAAAAACTTTTGGACATGCCACATTCGAAATTAAATGTTTGAACGATGATAACGAAATGTTTTTTACATTAGATTGTAAATATTTCTATTATCTTGATATGGTTGTCGTTTCTGTCATCGATATAACGGAAAAGATTCAGTTAAAACAAAAAGTACAAGAATTAGAACAGCTCAGTGAAATTGGCAAAATGTCAGCAACGATTACCCATGAAATTAAAAATGTTGTGACTTCATTAAAAGGCTTTATGGAACTGTTGAAGTTTAATACGACAGAAGAAGGAAAAAAATATATAAAAATTGTTGAATCTGAAATAGAAAGAATGGAATCCATTCTTTCAGAAATTCTTTATTTAGCAAAACCAAATAAACTTATAAAAGAAAAAATTTCACTTCAAGAATTAATCAATGAAGTGATTCAAGTGATGCAGCCTCAGGCATCTTTAAATAATGTAGCCATTCAATTTAACGTCCATGAAAATTGCAATTCTATGATTGTCGGGAATGCCAACCGACTAAAGCAAATGTTTATCAATTTAATCAAAAATGCCATTGAAGTGATGCATAATGGCGGAACGATTAATGTTGAATTGAAAAATATGTACAATAAAATTCAAATATATATCCAAGATCAAGGCATTGGAATTCCAGAAGAACATTTGAACAAGCTATTTACGCCATTTTTTACAACTAAGGAAGATGGAACTGGATTAGGATTATCCCTTGTAAAGAAAGTGGTAGATGAACATCAGGGGAAAATAGCTGTGGAAAGCACTATTGATGTTGGTTCTACCTTTATTTTAGAATTCCCTAACTATACAGACTATTTTACTAGGTTTTATTATGAGAAAAATCAAAAAAATGTTGGCTAG